One part of the Arabidopsis thaliana chromosome 1 sequence genome encodes these proteins:
- the LCR16 gene encoding low-molecular-weight cysteine-rich 16 (low-molecular-weight cysteine-rich 16 (LCR16); LOCATED IN: endomembrane system; CONTAINS InterPro DOMAIN/s: S locus-related glycoprotein 1 binding pollen coat (InterPro:IPR010851); BEST Arabidopsis thaliana protein match is: low-molecular-weight cysteine-rich 30 (TAIR:AT3G43505.1); Has 35333 Blast hits to 34131 proteins in 2444 species: Archae - 798; Bacteria - 22429; Metazoa - 974; Fungi - 991; Plants - 531; Viruses - 0; Other Eukaryotes - 9610 (source: NCBI BLink).), whose translation MSKPTVIVIFMAILVLGMATKETQGANCVNYFEITFPEVCEANWCAAECLKAYKNGKGTCWQKFCQCVYDC comes from the exons ATGTCTAAACCCACCGTTATTGTTATCTTTATGGCCATTCTTGTTCTAG GAATGGCGACTAAGGAGACGCAAGGAGCAAACTGTGTTAActattttgaaataacattTCCAGAAGTATGTGAAGCAAACTGGTGTGCCGCTGAGTGTCTTAAGGCTTACAAGAATGGAAAAGGCACGTGTTGGCAAAAGTTCTGCCAGTGCGTCTATGATTGTTGA